In Uranotaenia lowii strain MFRU-FL chromosome 2, ASM2978415v1, whole genome shotgun sequence, one genomic interval encodes:
- the LOC129743280 gene encoding uncharacterized protein LOC129743280: MFIVCDSNAASGVECGLNEVFNVDIQFCVPGNPDTCEVSRPEVACGGRPDGIVPHPDECRQYILCIGGSSIVQDCPLGQILRPEVPVCVAGNSDTCEFMDDVCSDLPNGWVVEHPNHCDLFILCEHGTTNIHSCPTGSILRPDMQFCVPGDANTCTNTPIGGMCTGIVFPQRFPHPELCDRYIVCQNEEIIILPCLDDHIVEPGTIECVPGNPNTCSLYTHLCFGRPDGLIAHPSNCRRFIECRSGFVILGTCPAGQIWDPNTGVCVIGNTETCDNLSDFCVGLADGVHPHPNYCHLFVLCSNGQTAVHNCPAGEILRPDMQFCVPGVGCEPTPLERMCESRDGVRYPHPDYCSLWVNCINGVPSVENCPDGTIIEPGTIQCVAGNSETCTLHTHLCSGIQQDVLPHPDLCHVFLRCESSQTLTSSCPRGTIFHPDARQCQIGDRESCTSLQNTCTQLADQVLPHPNFCDITIECRDSITLMRMCAPGLILHHQMQVCSPGNAQTCTLRDFNTMCSDHLQGVFPVPDQNQCADFVICNGFIPLLRTCRTGSVLRPRFIECVPGNEDTCEFFPHICLFRPPNDIIPHPIRCDMFVMCISEMPNIVDCPTGQIYVDSFGFCVPGDTWTCTPF; this comes from the coding sequence atgttcaTAGTTTGCGATTCAAATGCAGCTTCTGGTGTGGAGTGCGGTTTGAATGAAGTTTTCAACGTTGACATTCAGTTTTGTGTACCGGGAAATCCTGACACTTGTGAAGTTAGCAGACCGGAAGTGGCATGTGGTGGTCGTCCCGATGGAATAGTTCCTCATCCTGATGAATGTAGACAGTATATCCTATGTATTGGAGGTAGTTCGATAGTTCAGGATTGTCCTCTGGGTCAAATTCTTCGACCGGAGGTTCCAGTTTGCGTAGCTGGAAACTCGGATACTTGTGAATTTATGGATGACGTATGTTCTGACCTACCCAACGGCTGGGTCGTGGAACATCCCAATCATTGTgatctttttattttatgtgaacatGGGACAACAAATATTCACTCCTGCCCCACCGGATCAATTCTACGACCAGATATGCAGTTCTGTGTTCCAGGAGATGCGAATACTTGCACCAATACGCCAATCGGGGGTATGTGCACAGGAATTGTGTTCCCACAACGCTTCCCGCATCCGGAGCTTTGTGATCGGTATATTGTGTGTCAAAATGAAGAGATTATAATTTTACCATGCTTAGACGACCATATCGTAGAACCAGGTACAATCGAGTGTGTTCCCGGCAATCCAAATACCTGTAGCTTGTATACTCATCTTTGTTTCGGGAGACCAGATGGTCTAATAGCTCATCCTTCAAATTGTCGACGATTTATTGAATGCCGATCTGGTTTCGTGATATTGGGCACTTGCCCTGCTGGCCAAATTTGGGACCCAAACACTGGTGTCTGCGTTATTGGAAATACGGAAACGTGCGACAATTTGAGTGATTTTTGTGTTGGTCTCGCAGATGGAGTACATCCACATCCAAACTATTGTCACCTATTCGTACTTTGCTCGAACGGACAAACTGCGGTTCACAATTGTCCAGCGGGTGAAATTCTAAGACCGGATATGCAGTTCTGTGTTCCTGGAGTTGGATGTGAACCAACACCTCTGGAAAGGATGTGCGAGTCACGTGATGGTGTCAGATATCCGCATCCGGATTATTGTTCACTCTGGGTTAACTGTATCAATGGAGTGCCATCTGTTGAAAATTGTCCAGATGGAACAATTATCGAGCCAGGAACCATTCAATGTGTCGCAGGTAACAGCGAAACTTGTACATTACATACTCACCTATGCAGTGGAATCCAGCAAGATGTTCTCCCTCATCCTGATTTGTGCCACGTCTTTCTGCGCTGTGAGTCCTCACAAACTCTAACTTCAAGCTGTCCACGAGGAACCATTTTCCACCCAGACGCTAGACAATGTCAAATTGGAGACAGAGAGTCTTGCACGTCCCTTCAGAACACATGCACTCAACTGGCAGACCAGGTACTACCTCACCCAAACTTTTGCGATATAACCATTGAATGCCGAGACAGTATTACTCTCATGCGGATGTGCGCACCAGGCCTTATTCTTCATCACCAAATGCAAGTTTGCTCGCCTGGTAATGCCCAAACCTGTACCTTGAGGGATTTCAACACTATGTGCAGCGACCATTTGCAAGGTGTATTCCCAGTTCCCGATCAAAACCAATGCGCAGATTTTGTGATATGCAATGGTTTCATTCCATTGCTGCGGACATGTCGTACCGGTTCAGTTCTGCGTCCGAGATTCATCGAATGCGTCCCCGGCAACGAAGACACCTGCGAGTTCTTCCCACATATCTGTTTGTTCCGGCCTCCGAATGACATCATTCCTCACCCGATACGATGCGATATGTTTGTGATGTGCATTTCCGAGATGCCAAACATCGTAGACTGTCCCACTGGTCAGATCTATGTGGATTCTTTCGGATTTTGTGTTCCCGGAGACACTTGGACTTGCACGCCGTTTTGA